One Paroedura picta isolate Pp20150507F chromosome 16, Ppicta_v3.0, whole genome shotgun sequence genomic region harbors:
- the LOC143825960 gene encoding uncharacterized protein LOC143825960 — translation MSRYKPVCSTLHVLLTLFLWPRWEADSFGLSQCILSPNKPGLAICTSQAIFNLSSAIAHLPNSTRWLTASHNNVKDVTSKAFSHLPHLLELLLDNNRISSIQPNAFQGPEDLELLDLSWNLLAYVGPSMLASLRNLRQLCLDHNKIASLHPGAFVSLMALQGLHLSSNNFSVFHEVATAVKGLANLTFLNLDSNQISAPCMGPSWIALPFLRNLSLNSNSISKLDLSNCSLPGLQQLNLTHNDMLEVESGSFRATPALLELSLDMNPFPISHLVNLTLPNLTFLHLSSMNQSLNRTLAAACSVFRGLPSLTSLDIKHSKIAASHLSQLGNCTNLTWLDLSTTNFKHLQRRAFDSFPNLVFLSLDKCKLQSVYSSSWGKQSRLRTLILRRNSISQLENAVFRPLRRLSYLDLSKNHLTNLQKTYFLGMNTLRELILQGCQITSVTLDTFMYARKMEFLDLRDNSIKRLKLNSFVHLNHLQTLLLSGNRIFSIQKNAFKGLNSLRILSLDHNYLYKLPNTTFGQLKKLETLDLSYNYLFTYNKYDSLNPFLGLQALHTLDLSSQMPRLPICPPDKLFQGLQNLQHLSLRDNPSALFLNLSFTNLTGLESLDLSAIYPGREGFWRPRPNLFQGLRNLHQLQIEDSSIKDLPEQIFSDLESLEQLSLDKNDMRNMSKKLLGGLTSLKYLDASGNPLTCSCENMWLHNWSISEPNIQVALLGSYHCFSTGLSNHLFVQQDFSFCFETWEMYFFAVTTTFILSLLLSALVNAKFGWTLRHGYYLLKGWGHGQLYQKGQDYQYDAYISCCGQDYEWVVKKLLVKLEEEGEPSFRLCFGPRDFAPGDYFMNNVQNGVSQSRKTLCLVSKSYLENEWCSLEIQLACSKIYYHGQDPLVVVFLEDIPNYRLSPYHRLRKLIKQKSYISWPENPEAENLFWARLREALENPRKGEEEGDLIQFKMIG, via the exons ATGTCACGTTACAAGCCTGTCTGCTCGACACTTCATGTCCTGCTGACCCTCTTTTTGTGGCCCCGCTGGGAAGCTGATTCTTTTGGGCTCAGCCAATGTATCCTTTCCCCGAACAAACCGGGCCTCGCGATCTGTACTTCCCAGGCTATTTTCAACCTGAGTTCTGCCATAGCCCATCTGCCAAACTCCACTCGGTGGCTCACTGCGTCCCACAACAATGTAAAAGATGTGACCTCGAAGGCCTTTTCCCATCTTCCTCACTTGTTGGAACTTCTTCTGGACAACAACCGCATCTCAAGCATTCAGCCCAATGCCTTTCAAGGTCCAGAGGACCTGGAGTTGCTTGATTTGAGCTGGAACCTCTTGGCTTACGTTGGGCCTTCCATGTTGGCTAGTCTGAGGAATCTCCGCCAGCTTTGCTTGGATCACAACAAAATAGCCTCTTTACATCCCGGGGCCTTTGTGTCCCTGATGGCTCTCCAAGGACTTCACCTTTCCAGCAATAATTTTTCGGTTTTCCACGAGGTGGCGACGGCCGTGAAAGGCCTGGCGAACCTTACCTTCCTGAATCTAGATTCCAATCAGATCTCCGCCCCCTGCATGGGTCCCAGCTGGATTGCTCTACCTTTCCTGAGGAATCTCAGCTTAAACAGCAACAGCATTTCAAAGCTGGACCTGTCAAattgctccctgcctggcttgcAGCAACTGAACCTGACCCACAACGACATGCTGGAGGTGGAGTCGGGATCCTTCCGGGCCACCCCGGCGTTGCTGGAGTTGTCCTTGGACATGAACCCCTTTCCCATCTCCCATCTTGTCAATCTGACTCTTCCTAATCTGACCTTCCTGCACTTGTCCAGTATGAACCAGTCGCTAAACCGCACGCTGGCCGCAGCTTGCAGTGTCTTCCGGGGCCTCCCGTCTTTGACCTCTTTGGACATCAAGCATTCCAAGATTGCGGCTTCTCATTTGAGCCAGCTGGGCAACTGTACTAACCTCACATGGCTAGATTTGTCTACCACAAACTTCAAGCACTTACAACGAAGGGCCTTTGACTCCTTTCCAAACCTGGTGTTCCTCTCCTTGGACAAGTGCAAACTGCAGTCCGTCTACTCTAGTTCCTGGGGGAAGCAGAGTCGGCTACGTACTCTGATCCTGAGAAGAAATTCTATCAGCCAGCTGGAAAACGCTGTCTTCAGGCCATTGAGGCGTTTGAGCTACTTGGACCTGTCCAAGAACCACTTGACCAATCTTCAGAAGACCTATTTTTTGGGTATGAATACGTTGCGGGAGCTGATCCTTCAGGGCTGCCAGATCACGTCGGTGACCCTTGACACGTTTATGTATGCTCGCAAAATGGAGTTCTTGGACTTAAGAGACAACAGCATTAAACGGCTCAAATTAAACAGCTTTGTGCACCTCAATCATTTGCAGACACTCCTGCTTTCGGGAAACCGGATCTTCTCTATCCAAAAAAATGCCTTTAAGGGACTCAACTCTCTCAGGATTCTCTCTCTGGATCATAACTACCTTTACAAGCTGCCTAATACAACCTTTGGCCAGCTTAAGAAGCTAGAAACGTTGGACCTTAGTTACAACTACCTCTTCACTTACAACAAGTATGATTCTCTTAACCCTTTTCTGGGTCTTCAAGCCctccacaccctggacctcagtTCTCAGATGCCTAGACTGCCCATCTGTCCTCCGGACAAACTCTTCCAAGGTCTTCAAAACCTCCAGCACCTGTCCTTGAGGGACAATCCCAGTGCCTTGTTCCTTAATCTCTCCTTCACCAACCTGACAGGCCTAGAATCCCTGGATCTCTCTGCCATCTATCCTGgtcgggagggcttctggagaccTCGTCCCAACCTCTTTCAAGGTCTGAGGAATCTACATCAACTCCAGATAGAAGACAGCTCCATCAAGGACCTGCCTGAACAAATCTTTTCGGATCTGGAATCCCTGGAGCAGCTCTCCCTGGACAAAAACGACATGAGGAACATGAGTAAAAAGCTGCTGGGTGGACTCACCTCGCTGAAGTATCTGGATGCCTCTGGAAACCCCCTAACTTGCTCCTGTGAGAACATGTGGCTTCATAACTGGTCTATATCGGAACCTAATATTCAGGTGGCCTTACTGGGCTCCTATCATTGCTTCAGCACTGGGTTGAGCAACCATCTCTTTGTCCAGCAAGACTTCTCCTTCTGCTTTGAGACTTGGGAAATGTATTTCTTTGCTGTGACCACAACATTCATTCTCTCACTTCTGCTTAGTGCTTTGGTAAACGCTAAGTTTGGTTGGACACTCAGGCACGGTTACTATTTGCTGAAGGGCTGGGGACACGGGCAGTTGTACCAGAAGGGGCAAGACTACCAGTATGACGCCTACATTTCCTGCTGCGGTCAGGACTACGAATGGGTGGTGAAGAAGCTTCTTGTCAagctggaagaggagggggagcctaGCTTCCGGCTGTGTTTTGGGCCGAGAGATTTTGCTCCAGGGGACTATTTCATGAACAACGTTCAGAACGGAGTCAGCCAGAGCCGCAAAACTTTGTGCCTGGTGAGCAAAAGTTACCTGGAAAACGAATGGTGCTCATTGGAAATCCAACTCGCTTGTTCTAAGATCTACTACCATGGGCAGGATCCACTGGTTGTGGTCTTTCTTGAGGACATTCCAAACTACAG GCTATCTCCGTATCATCGCCTGAGGAAACTAATCAAGCAAAAGAGCTACATCAGCTGGCCTGAAAATCCAGAGGCCGAGAACCTGTTCTGGGCCAGACTCCGAGAGGCCCTGGAGAATcccagaaaaggagaagaagaaggagatctCATTCAGTTCAAAATGATTGGGTAG